Proteins found in one Planococcus citri chromosome 2, ihPlaCitr1.1, whole genome shotgun sequence genomic segment:
- the LOC135836014 gene encoding uncharacterized protein LOC135836014 isoform X2: MENNRNDYDDELRKQIDRCLRKTSEIRKRLKENRSKFPKCETYLSALDAIETIVSGPKATKNKCDKLEDKLNEYHRMISEARERENLQYSRSPDSTATHDFANVTSESGSRRNESHDANNVVSSSSSRRYSPVHVPDDTFPSLYSRRRDNSIESERSVSETDDPVRLIMDTVKNRLDHSVLNQSSHSNYGMSSTEEIERYEGTMKSQFFDDELPVMNISRELHEGGKLSSLLEKLMVQPENSSTPEKSNTANFNASASTLSASNLNTEATIASASNLNAESSIQDSPDLNVSPNKNVDSQQKKDRPLSVREKIAQGFGTLHKVGESSKIRPSLKQLKSDRNLSSSPSSSSSTSSKDQDDYRSRKSSDYHRHSERYSRSPRSPGPYSRRDSPRGYRSPKDSQDDYHTSNRRRSRSRSRERRRADYSDISSNNRILSKISLKDDPQSTSFRSFVNNVGSGRCPSNERKDNENRKKDDKNDDSKPSFKVLKKSSMRFKVNTNLPASKVDSDAENNTAKVEAETTEATKTEAAPTLAAAPTVAAPSTVAAPPTAAHPTTVAAPPTAAYPTTVAAPLTAAYPITVAAPLTAAYPPPEATLPSSPVCTPSPRYSSPAYSDPTSSPRIQPLLDVRLPETYFNDQQEGFSRPYKADPRLKQTFPQNTDPRFGRQPFQKPLIPKDPRTTRVPPPSIPVIRKDIMGFHTRIGIPPPEAGFSSIPRTPEDVFSRTPEASFSTIHRTGEVGFLNVPKTPETGIPNDRRMPSSSFPAVNREIDDSFRSRVGITPSESSVFNIARTASTPSTTPNISRENASQLPSFQNQPKPSNFIPPVTKETDTNQPSSSQGKPHPAKQNRFQSRYQVINNVTRNNLKQLANHKNNMNGNIYNKPKQNNYSRTPASHIEVKEQRKNSNEFQSPLEGIFQTSEAPKTGRGYGQQRPKKNAQPPTFNKKFTIPKIRKPSAEADKVTENPSSTKGTMKKSELSNADEDWSECSGNSEVETPTKNSTSSSEKTKKIFHDDDDWDAAISESDSANDAVTASPQASFPSNDTPSLSSSNTPKASLPSNNTLPTSSSNAPKASLPSSSTSKAPLVPSNDTVSNVDEINRKTVEPAQVDITASIIDEEECWDPVDSPPIEHISETNTSKDTAEIPPPKDPIRIEIVDGDIPGQDYVEDLTHEKSGDEIIELDDNDDADKSDSSRSVQSAGNDSPADHTAPQVHEVCSSETDYLDDTTSKQDHLKSAESDSQRVQKQFPEQGDTHATTTPDFPTRDSTQSEHNERAGAGSRRSSDTVGQDAPSSQAEKSETSNDEILKTKVVDYLQSLSNPPKISEDEAQQSFGLFMLTLVTKLTPEQFTELQAVIAKHRNGNQNEPKETTPAVEDNVPEQPTVEEETPPARGFRGRRKTKKNAPKTMVKPKPPVQPKKTSNQNTVRRRFTELDRLQADIKKMQHTKNNVLDIGETRRCRFQTLQKLDSKASRRANEGWMSSESEFDSTTKSGTRRKRSKADLGSDSDSIPLNKRNKSKALISSDSSSDAGSESEDTSPKKSQRHTFEDIRKYKACPRYKKIEHFGVTNYEEFEETEGRKDLEYMKKKHCPKEILLILPKYPTSCDNDADCLCHGKKQVVKDNSVIDEAVESIVTKFEEQRAATLSKNIVRAPRKRKAQPGKTSKLRMKMSKSGHFPSWQVVNQVKNQKSANQKEKANDPSDSATLPPTSPSPVSTATKSDNDSSTVSQGKQSLESTVTEDDANDDFKDLPKYNAFKNSDLTTIKLATIGVRMSDSALVYVCKTNGCDYESVDIAMFALHLTFLHKDWKIKAGCKLCGYIRKFLNLKSAFRHLLQEHLDVNPDLNQIAVTPNIQIKEEPLDETPSQDVVLDEEGTHEDHAPTENVASTFQPVPVAVVPPFRLMSAPTPPPRVPSPEKVPASPPISSASKNPPKIRVRRFSGDLLSGPDALSDSQRSTPEIGNVLEQVANSPLETVVFGPLTEKVPNLPSTNADTVVTTLLPNAGSSSSTTNNTVTSTNTQQIQNMDNALPNAATELDLISNNFTEAELNLIQFYKCSEPTCGFATNHKKEFLNHLHNIHRCGVKIGVKRSRKFDPDCLLCKYCSKKFDTPEMLVIHMEKYEICKFQCAYCEFRASRPVFVLWHLNLSHVGRTTKILVSSLDDNKIDVANSSVEKDLKEVVIPLNCVHCNNFRSISFDEYKHHWKKNHSQTDSWECYICKTPYLSVDRGLNHLKLHGYGEYQCVYCIHGAATEDVIKTHLMREHYTLYPKVVKRILAKDPETAHRFDDYVEILDLDKPFDKLKQYFLVINQNKASAITLHADTPDGIVSATGIYVLNKNKEYVLNVLNLEATEKHREMRDASSSRKGSNETLTGKRNDGILLPANVISETSDNAGDSNNDDVIAVCSSDDDDSSDRLVINEDAQAAASKTAIAKSMDSSGLCGTDLYKCGFIGCTAAFESFHPFKDHLSTCDNARNRSSPKCPHCNRTFQKNAAFLTHIGLHGIPRYICSLCDNRFATPKKAEDHVKQHHRVNSFKVIPANPLKNNSHEDLYVVVPNSEKGGGKGKQFKKVSDSKNLPSTSAATTAESKEAAVDFPAKQITTVYSLRDVERYLPMQLFSEPVTCGICSTYDSKVRQNIILHLKCHSTGLGPVKDITNPVPCTDKSELMFNKMTNHAAFSSKAEDKKIKCLIEKVEAYSGDKNEIIPAFVPKTLRYSCGAPDCVYRSTDAIRLKIHWETLHSDLNFNCPHCNVFIPVEKIHTHLRYHDGRLYKCYYCTKLHYQRQGIENHQIENHPESPSQVQVIRDLTPEEIEEICRETRYQHDVSQNRNTVAYPKSNLWKCNLCKCCPMISEQLIKAHCLTCHRVDKQYKCCLCSFTDDDKNEVNKHMTEKHESISQVVVTVYNEITENEENLQSSDASSPNKSRRDSQSSNQADEQQNMARNSDRNAADESNSSRNEFEDLSNPEMNDLLILPLSNNRYKCPFCEEYNTPDKQSMREHLYQEKKYERYVCYDCGTHSVTEDEIIKHAEANHGLNINVGKFSEDEVIEKQVEQILDYQQNRFTQVNNEGSIEISSEEEEETSARANVSSGVKLPLVNSATSEFRCTQCPKVCSNSAGLKNHINYVHGKKNAKKGKALMTVTTKPAARISPVMGSTTIVPNINGVYPCSYCQKEFTSSTIAKHLCVCPNYTKSNDTSPTKLGEFRVLANDRKLACSYCGKRCNPASLDDHIILCKFQQMSRSLPRKSCDFCALEMDESSLKKHIKYKHQPMECLHCDKILTGSEGLENHVQESLINISGSNRACVAQEKDVVIMCPYCPTGLIGQSYDKYLYISDHISKKHNPVEITKKVGVKIRNTVRELMDSEIALMQSKYNQEQQALNSMTLPTDAKKKRNVAIKSTSRAPPTSVLRVSSDTIATDESFRPCVIPKINIIYKNSK, encoded by the exons gGCTACCAAAAACAAATGTGATAAATTGGAAGACAAACTGAATGAATATCATCGTATGATCTCAGAG GCTAGAGAGAGGGAAAATTTGCAGTATTCGAGAAGTCCGGATTCTACTGCTACTCATGACTTCGCCAATGTTACTTCAGAAAGTGGAAG tcgtcGAAACGAATCTCACGATGCGAATAATGTGGTATCTTCTTCGTCGAGTAGAAGATATTCTCCTGTTCACGTTCCAGATGATACTTTTCCATCTCTTTATTCGAGGCGAAGAGACAATAGTATTGAATCTGAAAGATCGGTCAGTGAAACCGATGATCCTGTGCGTTTGATTATGGACACTGTGAAAAATCGACTTGATCATAGCGTATTAAATCAGTCTAGTCATTCAAATTACGGAATGTCCTCGACAGAAGAAATAGAAAGATACGAAGGTACTATGAAATCGCAATTCTTTGATGACGAACTACCTGTAATGAACATCAGTCGTGAACTTCATGAAGGGGGTAAACTTTCTTCTTTGTTAGAAAAATTGATGGTCCAACCCGAAAATAGTTCAACACCGGAGAAATCAAATACTGCAAATTTCAACGCTAGTGCGTCGACGTTGAGCGCTTCGAATTTAAATACAGAGGCAACGATAGCGAGCGCTTCGAATTTGAACGCAGAATCATCGATTCAAGATTCGCCCGATTTGAATGTATCCCCCAATAAAAATGTCGATTCTCAACAGAAAAAAGACAGACCTCTGAGCGTTCGTGAAAAAATTGCGCAAGGCTTTGGAACATTGCATAAGGTGGGTGAAAGCAGCAAAATTCGCCCATCTTTGAAACAGCTCAAGTCTGATAGAAATTTGTCGAGTTCTCcgtcttcttcttcgtcgaCGTCGTCTAAAGACCAGGATGATTATCGGTCAAGAAAATCATCCGACTATCACCGACATTCTGAACGCTATTCTCGCTCACCGCGTTCTCCTGGGCCGTATTCAAGAAGAGATTCGCCCCGCGGTTATCGCTCTCCGAAAGATTCGCAAGATGATTATCACACATCCAACCGTAGAAGATCAAGGTCGCGTTCACGTGAACGACGTCGAGCCGATTATTCCGACATTTCTAGCAATAatagaattttgtcaaaaatatcttTGAAGGACGATCCTCAATCAACTTCTTTCAGAAGTTTCGTTAACAATGTAGGAAGCGGTAGATGTCCATCTAATGAACGAAAAGATAACGAGAATCGAAAGAA AGACGACAAAAACGACGATTCCAAGCCCAGCTTCAAAGTTCTAAAGAAATCTTCCATGAGATTCAAAGTCAACACTAATCTACCTGCTAGCAAAGTCGATTCAGACGCAGAAAATAATACAGCCAAAGTTGAAGCTGAAACGACTGAAGCAACAAAGACTGAAGCTGCTCCAACTTTGGCTGCTGCTCCAACTGTGGCTGCTCCTTCAACTGTAGCTGCTCCTCCAACAGCGGCTCATCCTACAACTGTAGCTGCTCCTCCAACAGCAGCTTATCCTACAACTGTAGCTGCTCCTCTGACAGCAGCTTATCCTATAACTGTAGCTGCTCCTCTGACCGCAGCTTATCCTCCACCTGAAGCTACTCTGCCTTCTTCTCCGGTGTGCACTCCATCTCCGCGATATAGTTCACCCGCGTACAGTGATCCGACTTCAAGTCCTCGAATTCAGCCTTTGTTGGATGTGAGATTACCAGAAACATATTTCAACGATCAACAAGAAGGATTTTCAAGACCCTATAAAGCTGACCCTCGTTTGAAGCAAACGTTTCCTCAAAACACTGACCCGCGGTTTGGACGCCAACCTTTTCAAAAACCTCTTATTCCAAAAGATCCAAGGACAACCAGAGTACCTCCACCTTCTATTCCTGTAATACGTAAAGACATAATGGGCTTTCATACTAGAATAGGAATACCACCACCCGAAGCTGGCTTTTCCAGTATTCCTAGAACACCGGAAGATGTTTTCTCCAGAACACCGGAAGCCAGTTTTTCTACTATTCACAGAACTGGGGAAGTTGGATTTCTTAACGTTCCTAAGACTCCAGAAACTGGAATTCCTAATGATCGGAGAATGCCATCATCAAGTTTTCCTGCAGTGAATAGAGAAATTGATGATTCATTCCGTTCTAGAGTGGGAATCACGCCATCAGAATCAAGTGTTTTTAATATTGCAAGAACTGCATCAACGCCATCTACAACTCCTAACATAAGCAGAGAGAATGCGAGTCAATTGCCATCTTTCCAAAATCAACCTAAACCTTCAAATTTCATTCCTCCTGTTACCAAAGAAACGGATACGAATCAACCGTCATCTTCGCAAGGCAAGCCTCATCCTGCTAAACAGAATCGCTTTCAGTCCCGGTATCAAGTGATCAATAATGTTACACGCAATAATCTTAAACAGTTAGCCAATCACAAAAATAATATGAACGGAAATATTTACAACAAAccgaaacaaaataattattcaagaaCTCCAGCTAGTCATATCGAAGTCaaagaacaaagaaaaaattccaacgagTTTCAAAGCCCTCTTGAAGGCATTTTTCAGACTAGCGAAGCTCCTAAAACTGGCCGAGGGTATGGTCAACAGAGGCCGAAGAAAAATGCTCAACCTCCGACATTTAACAAAAAGTTCACTATTCCGAAAATAAGAAAACCATCGGCAGAGGCAGATAAAGTTACTGAAAATCCATCCTCTACAAAAGGAACGATGAAGAAGTCCGAGCTTTCAAATGCCGACGAGGATTGGAGCGAATGTTCGGGTAACTCAGAAGTAGAAACTCCGACGAAAAATTCCACTTCCTCATcagaaaagacaaaaaaaatattccacgaTGACGACGATTGGGATGCTGCAATATCTGAAAGTGACAGTGCAAATGATGCGGTGACGGCGTCGCCGCAGGCATCGTTCCCAAGTAATGATACACCATCGTTATCAAGTAGTAATACCCCGAAAGCATCATTGCCAAGTAATAATACCCTGCCGACGTCAAGTAGTAATGCGCCGAAAGCATCATTGCCAAGTAGTAGTACCTCGAAGGCCCCCCTGGTGCCAAGTAATGATACTGTCAGCAATGTGGATGAAATTAATCGTAAAACTGTTGAACCAGCTCAAGTTGATATTACTGCTAGTATTATAGACGAAGAAGAATGTTGGGATCCGGTCGACTCGCCGCCTATCGAACATATTAGTGAAACGAACACGTCCAAAGACACTGCCGAAATTCCTCCGCCCAAGGATCCTATTAGGATAGAAATTGTCGACGGCGATATTCCTGGTCAGGATTATGTGGAAGATCTCACTCACGAGAAAAGCGGagatgaaataattgaattagaCGACAATGATGACGCTGATAAATCAGATTCTTCACGTAGTGTTCAATCCGCAGGAAATGATTCTCCCGCTGACCATACTGCACCGCAAGTACATGAAGTGTGTTCCTCCGAGACTGATTATTTGGATGATACTACTTCGAAGCAAGATCATTTAAAATCGGCGGAATCTGATTCTCAAAGAGTTCAAAAACAATTCCCTGAACAAGGCGATACGCATGCAACGACTACCCCCGATTTTCCTACTCGAGATAGTACTCAATCGGAGCATAACGAACGAGCTGGTGCTGGAAGTCGTCGTTCGAGTGATACCGTTGGGCAAGATGCGCCATCTTCTCAAGCAGAGAAATCCGAAACCTCgaacgatgaaattttaaaaacaaaagttgTCGATTACTTGCAGTCGCTTTCAAATCCGCCAAAAATTTCGGAAGATGAAGCACAACAGTCTTTTGGGCTATTCATGCTCACGCTGGTTACAAAGCTCACTCCTGAGCAATTTACTGAACTGCAGGCTGTAATTGCAAAGCACCGGAATGGCAATCAAAATGAGCCGAAAGAAACAACGCCTGCCGTTGAAGACAACGTACCAGAACAGCCAACGGTGGAAGAGGAAACACCGCCCGCGAGAGGTTTTAGAGGTAGaagaaaaacgaagaaaaatgcTCCGAAAACTATGGTTAAACCAAAGCCACCTGTTCAACCGAAGAAAACTTCTAATCAGAATACAGTGAGGAGAAGATTTACAGAACTAGACAGGTTGCAAGCCGATATCAAGAAAATGCAGCATACCAAGAACAATGTGCTGGATATAGGCGAGACTAGAAGGTGTAGGTTCCAAACTCTTCAGAAATTAGATTCAAAAGCATCGAGGCGAGCGAACGAAGGATGGATGAGCTCGGAAAGCGAATTCGATAGTACGACAAAAAGTGGAACTCGCAGGAAAAGGAGCAAAGCAGACCTGGGCTCAGACTCGGACAGCATTCCGTTGAACAAAAGGAATAAATCTAAAGCGTTGATATCTAGCGACTCTTCGAGCGACGCAGGCAGTGAAAGTGAAGATACTTCTCCGAAGAAATCACAACGCCATACGTTCGAAGATATTCGCAAGTACAAAGCCTGTCCTAGATATAAAAAAATCGAGCATTTCGGCGTAACCAACTACGAGGAGTTCGAAGAAACTGAAGGCAGAAAAGATCTGGAATacatgaagaaaaaacattgtCCTAAAGAAATATTACTAATTCTCCCGAAGTATCCGACCTCGTGTGATAATGATGCTGATTGTTTGTGTCATGGCAAAAAGCAGGTTGTCAAGGACAATTCCGTAATCGACGAAGCCGTAGAATCTATTGTTACCAAATTTGAAGAACAACGAGCTGCGACGCTTTCTAAAAACATTGTCCGAGCTCCTAGAAAAAGAAAAGCGCAACCAGGCAAAACGTCCAAGTTGCgaatgaaaatgagtaaaagcGGACATTTCCCGAGTTGGCAAGTGGTTAATCaagttaaaaatcaaaaaagtgccAATCAGAAAGAGAAAGCGAACGATCCATCGGATAGCGCTACTCTGCCTCCGACGTCGCCATCGCCCGTTTCAACAGCTACGAAGTCTGATAATGATTCATCGACGGTATCTCAAGGTAAGCAATCATTAGAGAGTACCGTAACGGAAGACGATGCAAATGACGATTTTAAAGATTTACCAAAGTATAACGCGTTCAAAAATTCCGATTTAACTACGATCAAATTAGCTACAATCGGAGTTCGTATGAGCGATTCGGCATTAGTTTATGTTTGCAAAACCAACGGCTGTGATTACGAAAGCGTGGACATCGCGATGTTCGCGCTTCATCTCACTTTTCTTCATAAAGATTGGAAAATCAAAGCCGGGTGTAAACTTTGCGGATACATCCGGAAGTTCTTAAATTTGAAATCGGCATTTCGACATCTGCTCCAGGAACATTTAGATGTTAATCCTGATCTAAATCAAATTGCAGTTACGCCTAACATTcaga TAAAAGAAGAGCCATTAGACGAAACACCTTCGCAGGACGTAGTGCTCGATGAAGAAGGTACACACGAAGACCATGCTCCTACTGAAAATGTTGCTTCGACTTTTCAACCTGTTCCAGTTGCTGTGGTACCGCCATTTCGGCTGATGTCTGCTCCAACTCCCCCGCCAAGAGTGCCATCTCCAGAAAAAGTTCCTGCATCACCTCCGATTTCTTCAGCATCAAAAAATCCGCCTAAAATAAGAGTGAGAAGATTTAGCGGTGATTTATTGTCGGGACCAGATGCATTGAGTGATTCTCAAC GATCGACCCCCGAAATTGGAAATGTTCTAGAACAAGTGGCAAATTCACCATTAGAAACGGTTGTTTTTGGACCTTTAACTGAAAAAGTTCCTAATTTACCTTCT ACGAATGCTGATACGGTCGTGACAACGTTGTTACCAAATGCAGGATCTTCATCCTCAACTACCAATAATACTGTTACCTCAACCAATAcgcaacaaattcaaaacatggATAACGCTTTACCGAACGCTGCTACCGAATTGGATCTCATATCGAATAATTTCACCGAAGCCGAATTGAACTTGATACAGTTTTATAAATGTTCCGAACCAACTTGCGGTTTTGCTACCAAtcacaaaaaagaatttttaaatcatttgcACAATATTCACAGATGTGGCGTAAAAATTGGCGTAAAAA GAAGCAGAAAATTCGATCCGGATTGTTTACTGTGTAAATATTGTAGTAAAAAATTCGATACCCCTGAAATGCTGGTAATTCATATGGAGAAGTATGAAATCTGCAAATTTCAGTGCGCATATTGTGAATTCAGAGCATCCAGACCAGTTTTTGTGCTATGGCATCTG AATTTATCTCATGTTGGTCGAACGACCAAGATTCTGGTCTCAAGTTTGGATGATAATAAAATTGATGTCGCTAATTCGAGTGTGGAAAAAGACCTCAAAGAAGTGGTGATTCCTTTAAATTGTGTTCATT gtaATAATTTCCGATCGATTTCATTCGATGAATATAAACATCACtggaagaaaaatcattcacaGACGGATTCTTGGGAATGTTATATCTGCAAAACACCCTACCTTTCCGTGGATCGTGGCTTAAAC CATTTAAAATTACACGGCTATGGGGAATATCAATGCGTATATTGTATACACGGCGCTGCTACCGAAGACGTCATTAAAACTCACTTGATGAGAGAACACTACACGCTGTATCCGAAAGTAGTGAAACGTATTCTGGCGAAG GATCCTGAAACGGCGCACAGATTCGACGATTACGTTGAAATATTGGATTTGGATAAACCGTTTGATAAACTGAAACAGTATTTTCTagtaataaatcaaaataaagcTTCCGCGATTACGTTACACGCAGATACGCCGGACGGAATTGTGTCAGCTACCGGTATATacgttttgaataaaaataaagaatatgTACTGAACGTATTGAATTTGGAGGCAACAGAAAAGCATAGAGAAATGCGAGACGCCTCCTCGAGTAGGAAAGGAAGCAATGAAACGTTGACAGGAAAACGTAACGATGGTATTTTGCTTCCAGCAAATGTAATTAGTGAAACCAGTGACAATGCTGGTGATTCAAATAACGACGATGTAATCGCGGTGTGTAGTTCGGATGATGATGATTCCAGTGATAGATTGGTGATAAATGAAGATGCGCAGGCTGCTGCGTCTAAAACTGCCATCGCGAAGTCTATGGATTCCAGTGGGTTGTGTGGAACGGATTTATACAAATGCGGATTTATTG GATGTACAGCAGCGTTCGAATCATTCCATCCATTCAAAGATCATTTATCGACTTGTGACAACGCTCGTAATCGCTCATCACCCAAGTGTCCGCATTGCAATCGAACATTCCAAAAGAACGCCGCATTTTTAACTCATATTGGCCTTCATGGTATTCCAAGATACATATGTTCGCTTTGCGATAACCGATTTGCGACGCCTAAAAAAGCCGAGGATCACGTCAAACAGCACCACAGAGTGAATTCATTCAAAGTCATTCCCGCCAACCCGTTGAAGAATAATTCTCACGAAGATCTTTACGTTGTTGTACCTAACTCG GAAAAAGGAGGCGGCAAAGgcaaacaatttaaaaaagtttcagaTTCGAAAAATCTGCCTTCAACCTCCGCCGCAACGACGGCTGAATCAAAAGAAGCCGCCGTCGATTTCCCCGCCAAACAAATAACTACTGTATATAGTTTACGAGACGTGGAACGATATTTACCAATGCAATTATTTTCCGAACCGGTCACTTGCGGAATCTGTTCGACGTATGATTCGAAAGTGCGCCAGAATATTATTCTTCACTTGAAATGCCATTCAACGGGGTTAGGTCCGGTGAAGGATATCACAAATCCTGTACCATGCACCGATAAATCAGAATTGATGTTTAACAAAATGACGAACCACGCCGCGTTTAGCTCTAAAGCCGAAGATAAAAAGATCAAATGTTTGATCGAA aaaGTGGAAGCGTATTCGGGAGACAAGAACGAAATCATCCCAGCATTTGTACCTAAGACCTTACGATACAGCTGCGGTGCTCCGGATTGTGTCTATCGATCAACAGACGCCATcagattgaaaattcattggGAAACGTTACACTCGGATTtgaatttcaa ctgCCCTCATTGCAATGTATTTATTCCAGTCGAAAAGATACACACGCATTTAAGGTATCATGATGGCAGATTGTACAAATGTTATTATTGTACTAAGCTGCATTATCAAAG aCAAGgtattgaaaatcatcaaatagAAAATCATCCCGAATCTCCGTCTCAGGTTCaggtgattagagatttaacgCCAGAAGAAATCGAAGAAATTTGTCGCGAAACTAGATATCAACATGATGTATCGCAAAATCGTAATActg tcgCATATCCAAAATCCAATCTGTGGAAATGTAATTTATGCAAATGCTGCCCGATGATATCGGAACAGCTTATAAAAGCTCATTGTTTGACGTGTCATCGCGTCGATAAACAATATAAATGCTGTCTGTGTAGTTTCACCGACGATGATAAAAATGAGGTCAACAAACATATGACCGAAAAACACGAATCCATTTCTCAAGTTGTTGTGACTGTTTATAACGAG atAACCGagaatgaagaaaatttacaGTCATCCGATGCTTCGAGTCCTAATAAGAGTAGAAGAGACTCCCAGTCTTCAAATCAAGCTGACGAGCAGCAAAATATGGCGCGGAATTCTGATAGAAATGCTGCTGATGAGTCGAATTCATCTAGAAACGAATTTGAAGATTTGTCGAATCCCGAAATGAACGATCTGTTGATATTACCGCTGTCTAACAATCGTTACAAATGCCCGTTCTGTGAGGAATATAATACGCCCGATAAGCAGAGCATGAGAGAACATTTgtaccaagaaaaaaaatacgaaag GTACGTTTGTTATGATTGTGGAACTCATAGTGTTACCGAAGATGAGATCATAAAACACGCGGAAGCTAATCACGGATTGAATATCAATGTTGGCAAATTCTCTGAAGATGAAGTTATTGAGAAACAG GTTGAACAAATATTGGACTATCAACAAAATAGATTTACTCAAGTTAATAACGAAGGTTCTATTGAGATATCAtcggaagaagaagaagaaacatCAGCTCGTGCT AATGTTTCTTCTGGAGTTAAATTACCGTTGGTTAATTCAGCCACCTCGG AATTTCGTTGCACTCAATGTCCCAAAGTGTGTTCAAATTCAGCCggattgaaaaatcatattaaCTACGTCCACGGTAAAAA AAACGCGAAAAAAGGTAAAGCTCTGATGACGGTAACTACCAAGCCCGCAGCTAGAATAAGCCCAGTGATGGGCTCCACGACGATTGTGCCGAACATCAACGGAGTGTACCCGTGTTCGTATTGTCAAAAAGAATTTACTTCAAGTACAATCGCAAAACACCTATGTGTTTGTCCGAACTATACCAAGTCGAATGATACATCTCCAACTAAACTGGGCGAATTCAGAGTATTGGCCAACGATCGTAAACTGGCGTGTTCTTATTGCGGCAAAAGATGTAATCCTGCGAGCTTGGATGACCAtataattttgtgtaaattccAACAGATGAGCCGTTCTCTTCCCAGAAAGAGTTGCGATTTCTGCGCCCTGGAAATGGACGAATCGTCGCTGAAGAAGCACATAAAATATAAACATCAGCCAATGGAGTGTTTACACTGTGATAAAATCTTAACTGGAAGCGAAGGATTAGAAAATCACGTTCAAGAATCGTTGATTAACATAAGCGGCTCGAATCGAGCTTGTGTCGCTCAAGAAAAAGACGTCGTAATTATGTGCCCGTATTGTCCTACCGGGTTGATCGGCCAGTCGTACGATAAATATTTGTATATTTCCGATCACATATCCAAGAAGCATAATCCtgtcgaaattacgaaaaaagtaGGTGTGAAAATTCGAAATACAGTGCGCGAATTAATGGACTCGGAAATCGCCTTAATGCAGAGTAAATATAATCAAGAACAACAGGCGTTGAATTCGATGACTTTGCCAACTGATGCTAAGAAAAAACGAAATGTGGCTATAAAATCAACGTCTCGAGCTCCCCCTACGAGTGTACTGCGAGTCAGCAGTGATACGATAGCTACTGATGAAAGCTTTCGTCCTTGTGTGATAccgaaaattaatattatttataaaaattccaaatga